The Thermoanaerobaculia bacterium region GCCCCAGAGCGCGGCGCCGAGAACGCCCACGGCGAGCAGAAGAACGACGAGCCCCTGGGTGAGGAAGAGGCGATGGCGGAGGGGTTGGGTACGCGACATGGACGCTCCGGACAGGGCGAAGCGTACACGAGAGGCACGCCGCCCAGGCTCGCCCCGGTGAGGACGAGTGTCAGGCCGGCTGGGACGCGGCGATCAGCGCCCGACCAGGGCGATCGCGCGCAGCGGCGCACCCGACCCGCCGCCGATGTTCATCGGCAGCGCCACCACCCAGAAGTCCCGCGCCGGCAGCGCGCCGAGGTTCTTCAGGTTCTCGAGACCCGGGACCTCGCGCGCGGCAGCGATGCGGTGCACCGCGAAGTCGCTCGACGGGCCGTGGTCGATGCTCGCGGTGTCGACACCCAGCGCACCGATGCCGCGCTCCTCGATCAGCCAGCGCGCCGCGTCGGCGCCGAAGGACGGGAAGTGGAGGTGCGTCGCGTCGCCGGGAGTGTCGTCACCGAAGTAGGCCTTGCGGTCTCCCCAGCGCGTCTCCCAGCCCGTTCGCAGCAGCACGATGGCGCCCGGCGGAATGCGGCCGTGCACAGCCTCCCAGGCGGCGAGGTCGCCCGGCACGAGGCGATAGTCGGCCTCTTTCGCGCACTGCTCCCGGACGTCGATCACCACTCCCGGCGCCACCAACTGACGCAGCGGCACCTGGTCCACGGATCGCTTGCCAAAGGCGAAATGGAGCGGGGCGTCGAGGTGGGTGCCGCCGTGCTCCGGCGTGCAGAAGCGGTTCGCGGCATAGAACCAGCCCGCCGGCGTGGGTCCGGAGTGCAGGACCTCCAGCGAAAACTGCAGGCCGGCGGCGCTCGGCCAGTAGAGGGTCCGGGCATCGAAGGGATGCGAGAGATCGACGACATCGACGGTCGCGAGGTTCAAGCCCGCCGCCGTCGGCGCTGGGGTCGCAGTTGCCGCCGGCGGAGCGTCGGTGGCGACGCCGGCCCCCGAGCCGAGGGCGAAGAGGACGAACGCTGTGAGCCGGGATCCGAGTCTGCAGAGTGAGCTCTTCATGGCGCATCATCCTGCGAGCCCGGATGGC contains the following coding sequences:
- a CDS encoding cyclase family protein; translation: MKSSLCRLGSRLTAFVLFALGSGAGVATDAPPAATATPAPTAAGLNLATVDVVDLSHPFDARTLYWPSAAGLQFSLEVLHSGPTPAGWFYAANRFCTPEHGGTHLDAPLHFAFGKRSVDQVPLRQLVAPGVVIDVREQCAKEADYRLVPGDLAAWEAVHGRIPPGAIVLLRTGWETRWGDRKAYFGDDTPGDATHLHFPSFGADAARWLIEERGIGALGVDTASIDHGPSSDFAVHRIAAAREVPGLENLKNLGALPARDFWVVALPMNIGGGSGAPLRAIALVGR